The Lysinibacillus timonensis nucleotide sequence CTTTTCTCATCTTTTTTTATTGCTGTTACTTTCCCTATTTCTTCAATGATTCCAGTAAACAAATCCACACCTCTTTCTTTACATAGGAAATATAAAAACCCCTTAACATAATGTTAAGGGGTTTGGGAGAAATTCTACATAGCAAAAAAGCGTATAACAAATAAGCCTTTTCGATAATCTCAAAAAGTACAATAGATGCTATGCTATATACAAAAAATCCCGCCTACATAAAGCGGGATCAGTTAAGTAATGTAAAAAAAGTCAATAAGAAAGTAGACCATTAACTTTACTATTAATGGTATTTTTACATTAACATCCTTCTCCCATCCAGACTTTAACTGTCGGCTTTGGACTCACACCAAATCCTGCTCAAATAGAGCTCACGGGCTTAGAATTACTTCATCACCGTCGATTGGGAATTTCACCCGACCCCGAAGGACATAGCTAAATATAGCTATAAGTATTTAGTTTGATAATTACAATATCATGGTTTCGAAATAAATACTAGTAATTGAACTACACTAATACCATAATTATATACTGAAAATATTCCCACATTATTCTTCGTTTGCTTTCGGAGTATGCTTCGTTATAATGATAAGATGATTATTATTGTTCAAAACACCTATATCAAGGTGTAGTTGAACTAAAGGACGTGAAGCTTTTGAATGATAAAGTAACAATGGAAGTAGGACAAAAATTTCCTCTAACGATAAAAAGACTCGGCATCAATGGTGAAGGGGTAGGTTTCTACAAGCGAAATGTGGTGTTTGTTAATGGCGCGTTGCCTGGTGAAGAAGTAACAGTGAAAGTTTCGAAAGTACAAAAGAATTTTGCTGAAGCAGAAATATTAAACGTTCGAAAATCATCTGAATTCCGCCAAGAGCCTAGTTGCCCGGTTTACGCAGAATGTGGTGGTTGCCAGTTACAACATCTTACATATGAAGGTCAGCTAAAGGAAAAAAGAGATATGGTCATTCAATCTTTAGAAAAGTACGTGAAGCCATTAGCTACTTCGTTAGAAGTAAGACCTACAATTGGTATGGACAACCCTTGGCACTACCGTAATAAAAGCTCCTTCCAAGTACGAAAAGAGGGAAAGCGAGTATATGCAGGTCTTTTCTCAGAAGGAACAAACAAACTATTAAATATTAATGATTGTGCTGTTCAACACCCCTTAACAACCAAAATCACTACAGCTACAAGGAAAATACTACAAAAGTTAAACATATCAATATATGATGGTAAATCACTAAACGGTTTAGTTCGTACTATTGTTGTTCGAACAGCAATAGCTACAGGTGAAACTCAAGTTTGTTTAGTAACAACTAGAAAAGAGATCCCTCATAAAGATGAATTAATTGAAAGAATGCTAAAAATTGATCCAAGCATTGTGTCAATCACACAAAACATAAATCGGGAAAAGACGTCTCTCATTTTTGGCGATGAGACAGTCATACTACACGGTAAAGAATCAATTCACGAGAATTTAGGGGAACTTGCTTTTGACCTGTCATCAAGAGCCTTCTTCCAATTAAATCCTGAACAAACAGTCCATTTATATGATGAAATCAAAAAGGCAGCAATGCTAACCGGAAAAGAAACGGTCGTTGATGCCTATTGTGGTGTTGGTACTATAGGGTTATGGCTAGCGAATCAAGCAAAGGAAATACGTGGAATGGACGTTGTACCGGAAAGTATTACAGATGCCAAGAAAAATGCCAAAAATCACGGTTTTAAACATGTACGATATTATACAGGTACGGCAGAAGAGTGGCTTGAAAAGTGGAGACGTGAAG carries:
- the rlmD gene encoding 23S rRNA (uracil(1939)-C(5))-methyltransferase RlmD → MNDKVTMEVGQKFPLTIKRLGINGEGVGFYKRNVVFVNGALPGEEVTVKVSKVQKNFAEAEILNVRKSSEFRQEPSCPVYAECGGCQLQHLTYEGQLKEKRDMVIQSLEKYVKPLATSLEVRPTIGMDNPWHYRNKSSFQVRKEGKRVYAGLFSEGTNKLLNINDCAVQHPLTTKITTATRKILQKLNISIYDGKSLNGLVRTIVVRTAIATGETQVCLVTTRKEIPHKDELIERMLKIDPSIVSITQNINREKTSLIFGDETVILHGKESIHENLGELAFDLSSRAFFQLNPEQTVHLYDEIKKAAMLTGKETVVDAYCGVGTIGLWLANQAKEIRGMDVVPESITDAKKNAKNHGFKHVRYYTGTAEEWLEKWRREGFIPDVITVDPPRTGLAPSFIKTVQKIKPKRFVYTSCNPSTFAKDLADLTKLYNIEYIQPVDMFPQTARVEIVAKLTLKNK